The proteins below are encoded in one region of Deinococcus budaensis:
- a CDS encoding alpha/beta fold hydrolase, producing MTWHGEPTLERLNGADLYFEATGPEDSPQPPLVFLHGGPGYNSFSFRELFGDRLEHRRVVYLDQRGSGRSGALSDTEQGEQTLDLDTLVADLDALREYLGAESLVPLGHGFGALVALEYARRWPTRTARVVVVNPWVHFPELALTLLREASALRGTPLDDPAPALRARTPEGEYPAVGAARIEAAFALLNARDLLNALQFQGAPSRMRLEFIDAGSQLLGGGEVQQALVNQGLWEFEYVPFLQEIRRPLFVIAGVHDRTSYPEQVEWLADLAGADVTVLDAGHYPWLDDEDAFAEALEEALTR from the coding sequence ATGACCTGGCACGGTGAACCGACCCTAGAGCGCCTGAACGGGGCCGACCTGTATTTCGAGGCGACCGGCCCGGAAGATTCGCCCCAGCCGCCCCTGGTCTTCTTGCACGGCGGTCCCGGGTACAACAGCTTTTCCTTTCGGGAACTGTTCGGGGACCGGCTGGAACACCGCCGGGTGGTGTACCTCGACCAGCGCGGCTCGGGGCGCAGCGGGGCACTGTCGGACACCGAGCAGGGCGAGCAGACCCTCGACCTCGACACGCTGGTGGCCGACCTCGACGCGCTGCGCGAGTACCTGGGCGCCGAGAGCCTCGTGCCGCTGGGGCACGGGTTCGGGGCGCTGGTGGCGCTGGAGTACGCGCGGCGCTGGCCGACCCGTACCGCGCGGGTGGTCGTGGTCAATCCCTGGGTGCATTTTCCCGAACTCGCGCTGACGCTGCTGCGCGAGGCGTCCGCGCTGCGCGGCACGCCGCTCGACGATCCCGCCCCGGCCCTGCGGGCGCGCACCCCGGAAGGCGAGTATCCGGCGGTGGGCGCGGCGCGCATCGAGGCGGCCTTCGCGCTGCTCAACGCCCGCGACCTGCTCAACGCGCTGCAATTTCAGGGCGCGCCCAGCCGGATGCGCCTGGAATTCATCGATGCCGGAAGCCAGCTGCTGGGCGGCGGCGAGGTGCAGCAGGCGCTGGTCAACCAGGGCCTGTGGGAGTTCGAGTACGTGCCCTTTTTGCAGGAGATCCGCCGTCCGCTGTTCGTGATCGCGGGCGTCCACGACCGCACCAGCTACCCCGAACAGGTCGAGTGGCTGGCCGACCTCGCGGGAGCCGACGTGACGGTCCTCGACGCCGGGCATTACCCCTGGCTGGACGACGAGGACGCCTTTGCCGAAGCGCTGGAGGAGGCCCTGACGCGCTGA
- a CDS encoding sugar phosphate nucleotidyltransferase, whose amino-acid sequence MKGVILAAGRGSRLLPVSAGRPKPAVPIAGVPIIARAVRALRAAGVGEIAVVSSPASEADLRAATRGEGPLTFLRQDEPRGTGHALLAARGFLAGGPALLYLGDNLFADPLAPLVQALDGADAALGVKQVADPSAYGVATVQGGWLTRLDEKPRRPASDLAACGVFALHGHVLEEVERLEVSERGEIEFPQALLRVIAAGGRVRAVPFGGFWSDAGTPTDLLTASAHFLGCLPPRVDGDVTGSVLSGAVVVEAGAVVRGSTLTGPLWIGPGARVVDSRLGPNVSVGPHAQVEEAVLSDTLVDEHARVLSPSRPLTHAVIGRRATVTAPTQAGLQLAVGDHSVLRV is encoded by the coding sequence ATGAAAGGCGTCATTCTCGCTGCCGGACGTGGCAGCCGTCTTCTTCCCGTGAGTGCCGGGCGGCCCAAACCGGCCGTGCCCATCGCGGGGGTGCCCATCATCGCGCGGGCGGTGCGGGCGCTGCGGGCGGCTGGCGTGGGGGAAATCGCGGTGGTGAGCAGCCCGGCGAGCGAGGCCGACCTGCGCGCCGCGACCCGGGGGGAAGGCCCGCTGACCTTCCTGCGGCAGGACGAGCCGCGCGGCACCGGCCACGCCCTGCTCGCGGCGCGCGGCTTTCTGGCGGGCGGCCCGGCGCTGCTGTACCTGGGAGACAACCTCTTTGCCGACCCGCTGGCGCCGCTGGTGCAGGCGCTCGACGGCGCCGACGCGGCGCTGGGGGTCAAGCAGGTGGCGGACCCCAGCGCCTACGGGGTGGCGACCGTGCAGGGCGGCTGGCTGACCCGCCTCGACGAGAAGCCCCGGCGCCCCGCGAGCGACCTGGCGGCCTGCGGGGTCTTCGCCCTGCACGGGCACGTCCTCGAGGAGGTCGAGCGGCTGGAGGTCAGCGAGCGCGGCGAGATCGAGTTTCCGCAGGCGCTGTTGCGGGTGATCGCGGCGGGCGGGCGGGTGCGGGCCGTGCCTTTCGGCGGCTTCTGGAGCGACGCGGGCACGCCCACCGATCTGCTGACCGCCAGCGCCCACTTTCTGGGCTGCCTGCCCCCCCGGGTGGACGGCGACGTGACCGGCAGCGTGCTCAGCGGCGCGGTGGTGGTGGAAGCGGGCGCGGTGGTGCGGGGATCTACCCTCACCGGCCCGCTGTGGATCGGCCCCGGCGCCCGGGTCGTGGACAGCCGCCTGGGGCCGAACGTCAGCGTCGGGCCGCACGCGCAGGTGGAGGAGGCGGTCCTCTCGGACACGCTGGTGGACGAGCACGCCCGCGTCCTGTCGCCGTCACGGCCCCTCACCCACGCGGTGATCGGGCGCCGGGCAACCGTCACCGCGCCCACCCAGGCGGGGCTGCAACTCGCGGTGGGGGACCACAGCGTGCTGCGGGTGTAG
- a CDS encoding IclR family transcriptional regulator domain-containing protein, with amino-acid sequence MLSLQKAASILGAFSADQPEWGVRALAAHLSVPRATAHAYLAGLTGAGFLRRTPAGKYRLSWHIAEMGAQLTSALPWFPDARALITRLAMDVQAVAFLCILEGEEVVCAIRERHPDADIDLPLDIYLPATATASGKILYAHADLQPQTFAALTDSSITTADEWRTEVARVRRRGYAYSIEEWIPGQCTLGVPYRHAGGVVAAIGVQMSAGRYLREERSIRERVLATVREAEGLN; translated from the coding sequence GTGCTCTCCTTACAGAAGGCCGCCAGCATCCTTGGGGCGTTCAGCGCTGACCAGCCCGAGTGGGGCGTGCGGGCGCTGGCCGCGCATCTGAGCGTGCCCCGCGCCACGGCCCACGCCTACCTCGCCGGGCTGACGGGCGCCGGGTTTCTGCGCCGCACTCCGGCGGGCAAGTACCGCCTGTCGTGGCATATCGCCGAGATGGGCGCGCAGCTCACCTCGGCGCTGCCGTGGTTTCCCGACGCCCGCGCCCTGATCACCCGGCTGGCGATGGACGTGCAGGCGGTGGCCTTCTTGTGCATCCTGGAGGGCGAGGAGGTCGTCTGCGCGATTCGCGAGCGCCATCCCGACGCCGACATCGACCTGCCGCTCGACATCTACCTGCCGGCCACCGCGACCGCCAGCGGCAAGATCCTGTACGCCCACGCCGACCTCCAGCCGCAGACCTTCGCGGCGCTGACAGACAGCAGCATCACCACCGCCGACGAGTGGCGCACCGAAGTCGCGCGCGTGCGGCGCCGGGGCTACGCCTATTCCATCGAGGAATGGATCCCGGGGCAATGCACCCTGGGCGTGCCCTACCGCCACGCGGGAGGCGTGGTCGCTGCCATCGGCGTGCAGATGAGCGCGGGCCGCTACCTGCGCGAGGAACGCAGCATCCGCGAGCGCGTCCTCGCCACCGTCCGCGAGGCCGAGGGGCTGAACTAA
- a CDS encoding sulfurtransferase gives MEYAKDVLVSTDWVAQNLNTPGVRLVEVDEDILLYETGHLPGAVKVDWQGDFWHPHEREFVSAEELSAFLGRLGLKEGDQIVLYGDKSNWWAAYAYWFLSYNGVQNLRLMNGGRQKWVAEGRELTTDVPSFEPTQYPALRRDESLRAYRDEVKAHIETVRAGQGAMVDVRSPDEFSGKVTHMPNYPQEGVLRGGHIPGAANIPWARATNEDGTFKTADELSALYAGEGVTPDKDVIAYCRIAERSSHSWFVLRELLGYPKVRNYDGSWTEWGNAVGLPIEKTYSEA, from the coding sequence ATGGAATACGCGAAAGACGTCCTCGTCAGCACCGACTGGGTCGCCCAGAACCTGAACACGCCCGGCGTCCGCCTCGTGGAGGTGGACGAGGACATCCTGCTGTACGAGACTGGGCACCTCCCCGGCGCCGTCAAGGTGGACTGGCAGGGCGACTTCTGGCACCCCCACGAGCGCGAGTTCGTCAGCGCCGAGGAGCTGTCGGCTTTCCTGGGCCGCCTGGGTCTGAAAGAGGGCGACCAGATCGTTCTCTACGGCGACAAGAGCAACTGGTGGGCCGCCTACGCCTACTGGTTCCTGAGCTACAACGGCGTGCAGAACCTGCGGCTGATGAACGGCGGGCGCCAGAAGTGGGTGGCGGAAGGCCGCGAGCTGACCACCGACGTGCCCTCCTTTGAGCCGACCCAGTACCCCGCCCTGCGCCGCGACGAGAGCCTGCGTGCCTACCGCGACGAGGTCAAGGCGCACATCGAGACGGTGCGGGCCGGACAGGGCGCGATGGTGGATGTCCGCAGCCCCGACGAGTTCTCCGGCAAGGTCACCCACATGCCCAACTACCCGCAGGAAGGCGTGCTGCGCGGCGGCCACATCCCCGGCGCGGCGAACATCCCCTGGGCGCGGGCGACCAACGAGGACGGCACCTTCAAGACCGCCGACGAACTCAGCGCCCTGTACGCGGGCGAGGGGGTGACCCCCGACAAGGACGTGATCGCCTACTGCCGCATCGCCGAGCGCAGCAGCCACTCCTGGTTCGTGCTGCGCGAACTGCTCGGGTACCCCAAGGTCCGCAACTACGACGGCTCGTGGACCGAGTGGGGCAACGCGGTCGGCCTGCCCATCGAAAAGACCTACAGCGAGGCGTAA
- a CDS encoding SufE family protein, producing the protein MTDPAPLPEKLQNIVSLFKSAPKPLRLQALLEYSKKLPPLPEKYVEHPEFLQPVPECASPFFLVTERAEGGGVNMYFKVPEEAPTVRGYAGILHEALAGESPETILNIPDQFYMDMGLTELITPMRLRGMGAILMRLKNDVREHAGE; encoded by the coding sequence ATGACCGACCCCGCGCCCCTGCCGGAAAAGCTCCAGAACATCGTGAGCCTGTTCAAGTCCGCGCCCAAGCCGCTGCGGCTCCAGGCCCTGCTGGAATACAGCAAGAAATTGCCCCCGCTGCCCGAGAAGTACGTCGAGCACCCCGAGTTTCTTCAGCCGGTGCCCGAGTGCGCCAGCCCCTTTTTTCTGGTCACCGAGCGGGCAGAGGGCGGCGGCGTGAACATGTATTTCAAGGTGCCGGAAGAAGCGCCCACCGTGCGCGGCTACGCGGGCATCTTGCACGAGGCGCTGGCGGGCGAGTCCCCCGAGACGATCCTGAACATCCCGGACCAGTTCTACATGGACATGGGCCTGACCGAACTGATCACCCCGATGCGCCTGCGCGGCATGGGCGCGATCCTGATGCGGCTGAAAAACGACGTGCGGGAGCACGCGGGGGAGTAA
- the rdgB gene encoding RdgB/HAM1 family non-canonical purine NTP pyrophosphatase, with protein sequence MRVVVATGNAGKVREIEEALGGLGWSLTGLNGISLPEETGTTYEENAALKACAAAMMARSPALADDSGLEVAALDGQPGVYSARFGGRASDLERNVYLLERLRGQADRRAKFVSVVILAYPDGHLETYRGELSGTLLEGPRGENGFGYDPLFVPDGEARTLAEMTVAEKRAISHRGRALAALMQAHRGGPPAREVTRLE encoded by the coding sequence ATGCGGGTGGTCGTGGCGACCGGGAATGCGGGCAAGGTGCGCGAGATCGAGGAAGCGCTGGGGGGCCTGGGCTGGAGCCTGACGGGCCTGAACGGCATTTCCCTCCCCGAGGAGACGGGCACGACTTACGAGGAAAACGCCGCCCTCAAAGCCTGCGCGGCGGCGATGATGGCCCGCTCGCCCGCCCTGGCCGACGACTCGGGTCTGGAGGTCGCGGCCCTGGACGGCCAGCCGGGGGTGTACAGCGCCCGTTTCGGGGGCCGCGCGAGTGACCTGGAGCGCAACGTCTACCTGCTCGAGCGCCTGCGCGGCCAGGCCGACCGCCGCGCGAAGTTCGTGTCGGTGGTGATCCTGGCCTACCCCGACGGGCACCTGGAAACCTACCGGGGCGAGCTGAGCGGCACGCTCCTGGAAGGCCCGCGCGGCGAGAACGGCTTCGGCTACGACCCCCTCTTCGTGCCCGACGGCGAGGCGCGCACCCTGGCCGAGATGACGGTCGCGGAAAAGCGGGCCATCAGCCACCGGGGCCGGGCGCTCGCCGCCCTGATGCAGGCCCACCGGGGCGGGCCGCCTGCCCGCGAGGTCACCCGGCTGGAGTAG
- a CDS encoding MerR family transcriptional regulator gives MSSDRPDRALYSIGQFAKLTGFPVRTLRYYDEEDVLKPAFVDPDTGYRSYTETQRRQMHLLAEVHILEVPLEMLRDFMRDPTLEHQGVLYDWKIAQLKREIEHRQHGLQSLQRKRDHPWRGQQYEVMVGHQPSRPWVSLYYVTNMSGFEADREQAFGTVQAYLSRHGVTPASPPTTLSLPTKTHRDVLKGVEVYAGFEVTEPVPAEGNVLVGTTPAGQWYGVKHTGPYEHIWHVMGMLLGRMQQDGRPVQRVAGQFLTREVFHVGPWDTPDAGQWVTDVQWLVRQDDAGTIVPRAP, from the coding sequence ATGTCGAGCGACCGCCCCGACCGGGCGCTGTACAGCATTGGCCAGTTCGCCAAGCTCACCGGATTTCCCGTCAGGACCCTGCGGTACTACGACGAGGAGGACGTGCTCAAACCGGCCTTCGTCGATCCGGACACCGGGTACCGCTCGTACACCGAGACGCAGCGGCGGCAGATGCACCTCCTGGCCGAAGTCCACATTTTGGAAGTTCCCCTCGAGATGCTGCGCGACTTCATGCGTGACCCCACGCTGGAGCATCAGGGGGTGTTGTACGACTGGAAGATCGCGCAACTGAAGCGGGAGATCGAGCACCGTCAGCATGGCTTGCAATCCCTCCAGCGCAAGCGGGACCACCCCTGGCGAGGGCAACAATACGAGGTGATGGTTGGGCACCAGCCTTCGCGTCCCTGGGTGTCCCTCTACTACGTGACGAACATGTCGGGGTTCGAGGCAGACCGTGAGCAAGCGTTCGGCACCGTCCAGGCTTATCTCTCCCGGCATGGCGTGACGCCCGCCAGTCCACCGACGACGTTGAGCCTGCCGACAAAGACGCACCGCGACGTCTTGAAGGGCGTCGAGGTGTACGCGGGCTTCGAAGTGACGGAGCCTGTTCCGGCGGAAGGGAACGTGCTGGTGGGGACGACGCCAGCGGGGCAGTGGTACGGGGTGAAACATACCGGGCCGTACGAGCACATCTGGCATGTGATGGGCATGTTGCTGGGGCGGATGCAGCAGGACGGCCGGCCGGTGCAGCGGGTAGCGGGGCAATTCCTGACGCGGGAGGTCTTCCACGTCGGGCCGTGGGACACGCCGGATGCCGGGCAGTGGGTCACGGACGTGCAGTGGCTGGTTCGCCAGGACGACGCGGGGACCATCGTCCCCCGGGCGCCTTGA
- a CDS encoding CorA family divalent cation transporter produces MLTYYRSIGGKLQVTDGYVDGGWIHVTAPTAEELARVSRETGLDLDYLSYPLDPDERSRFEREDGQLLIIMQTSYRLGEDSDIPYDTVPLGILHTDHCLVTVCAKENPVVNDVVSGLVRRVSTAKKNRLTLQLFLRNAQRFLIDVRQINKRVDAIEDRMETATRNKELMDLLKLEKSLVYFITGLKANEAMMERVKRDRIFEMYEEDSDLLDDVLIENLQAIEMASIASNILTSMAGAFASVISNNVNQVVKVLTVTTILVAIPTLVTSIFGMNVPLPFAESPEALWIVLGIASTLAATLAFLFYRWRVF; encoded by the coding sequence GTGCTGACCTACTACCGCAGTATCGGCGGCAAACTTCAGGTCACCGACGGCTATGTGGACGGCGGCTGGATTCACGTCACCGCGCCCACCGCCGAGGAACTTGCCCGCGTCAGCCGCGAGACCGGCCTCGACCTCGACTACCTCAGCTATCCCCTCGACCCCGACGAGCGGTCGCGCTTCGAGCGCGAGGACGGCCAGCTGCTGATCATCATGCAGACGAGCTACCGCCTCGGGGAAGACAGCGACATCCCCTACGACACCGTGCCGCTGGGCATTCTGCACACCGACCACTGCCTGGTCACCGTCTGCGCTAAGGAGAATCCGGTCGTGAACGACGTGGTGAGCGGACTGGTGCGCCGGGTCTCCACCGCCAAGAAAAACCGCCTGACCCTGCAGCTGTTCCTCCGCAACGCCCAGCGCTTCCTGATCGACGTGCGCCAGATCAACAAGCGGGTGGACGCCATCGAGGACCGCATGGAGACGGCCACCCGCAACAAGGAGCTGATGGACCTCCTGAAGCTCGAAAAGAGCCTGGTGTACTTCATCACCGGCCTCAAGGCCAACGAGGCGATGATGGAACGGGTCAAGCGCGACCGCATCTTCGAGATGTACGAGGAGGATTCCGACCTGCTCGACGACGTGCTGATCGAGAACCTCCAGGCCATCGAAATGGCGAGCATCGCCAGCAATATCCTGACGAGCATGGCGGGGGCCTTTGCGTCCGTGATCAGCAACAACGTCAACCAGGTCGTGAAGGTCCTGACCGTGACCACCATTCTGGTCGCCATCCCGACCCTGGTCACCAGCATCTTCGGCATGAACGTGCCGCTGCCCTTTGCCGAAAGCCCGGAAGCGTTGTGGATCGTGCTGGGCATCGCCTCGACGCTGGCGGCCACGCTGGCTTTTCTGTTCTACCGCTGGCGGGTGTTTTGA
- a CDS encoding ferredoxin has translation MPHVIVSPCIGVKDNACTEVCPVECIYDAGEMFLIHPDECIDCGACVPACPVSAIFPEEDVPTGEEEFIVRNRAFFGL, from the coding sequence ATGCCGCACGTGATCGTCAGCCCCTGCATCGGCGTCAAGGACAACGCCTGCACCGAAGTCTGCCCCGTGGAGTGCATCTACGACGCGGGCGAGATGTTCCTGATCCACCCCGACGAGTGCATCGACTGCGGCGCCTGCGTGCCCGCCTGCCCGGTGAGCGCGATCTTCCCCGAGGAGGACGTGCCGACCGGCGAGGAAGAGTTCATCGTCAGGAACCGCGCCTTTTTCGGGTTGTAA
- the mobA gene encoding molybdenum cofactor guanylyltransferase: MSPSEAGKPATQWSAVVLGGGDPGDPFAAAHGVPVKALIELNGEPMALHVLRALRASGCVSRVAYVGPTTPAMDALIDGRVTDHGTLLSNLEAGVEALTASGLAPGERVLVVTGDIPLVTAVQLAELLDAAPGNAALVYPVVRREDCERAFPGVRRTYARVREGSFTGGNVFLLDPRLIGQFLPRLREVLDARKAPLKLAALIGPGVLLRLLTRRLTVPELEARVSALLGVPARALITPHAAIGTDVDQDADLRLAQAYLEAPAPRQAPES, from the coding sequence ATGAGTCCATCTGAGGCCGGGAAGCCTGCGACGCAGTGGAGCGCGGTCGTGCTGGGCGGCGGCGATCCCGGCGATCCCTTTGCGGCGGCGCACGGCGTCCCTGTCAAGGCCTTGATCGAGTTGAACGGCGAACCGATGGCGCTGCATGTCCTGCGCGCCCTGCGCGCGAGCGGCTGCGTGTCGCGCGTCGCCTACGTCGGCCCCACCACGCCCGCGATGGACGCGCTGATCGACGGGCGCGTGACCGACCACGGCACCCTGCTGAGCAACCTCGAAGCGGGCGTGGAGGCGCTGACGGCCTCCGGGCTGGCCCCCGGCGAGCGGGTGCTGGTCGTGACCGGGGACATCCCACTGGTCACGGCGGTCCAGCTCGCGGAGCTGCTGGACGCGGCCCCCGGGAACGCGGCGCTGGTCTACCCCGTGGTGCGCCGCGAGGACTGCGAGCGGGCCTTTCCGGGGGTGCGCCGCACCTACGCCCGCGTGCGCGAGGGCAGCTTTACCGGCGGCAACGTCTTTTTGCTCGATCCCCGCCTGATCGGCCAGTTCCTGCCCCGGCTGCGCGAGGTGCTGGACGCGCGCAAGGCGCCCCTCAAGCTCGCGGCGCTGATCGGCCCCGGCGTGCTGCTGCGCCTGCTGACCCGCCGCCTGACGGTCCCTGAACTCGAAGCGCGGGTGAGCGCCCTGCTGGGCGTCCCTGCCCGCGCGCTGATCACGCCCCACGCGGCCATCGGCACCGACGTGGACCAGGACGCCGACCTGCGGCTGGCCCAGGCGTACCTGGAAGCGCCCGCCCCACGCCAGGCCCCCGAATCCTGA
- a CDS encoding HAMP domain-containing sensor histidine kinase: MSGPVRLTLRARLALWAGLATALAAVLVAGGLYLAVDRYLWASQVRQVQSAASTVQERVENAVERAARPFGFGVARLDAGALERLADADDQTRDLELRLTAPQGSVSTPGFPAGVQPDLPPDVYTQAGRVLVVRPLRGSDVRLTVVSRTPVLAEARAAFGQALAWLLPLALALSLGLGYAVAGRLLVPVQRLEGAARGIGAGGNLRSPLPGAGDGDELARLALTLQGAFGRLADARDREQDFVRAAAHDLRSPLAALRARVDATLARERDPERYRAELRELGTDLTRLSTLADHLLLLARDPAALAREPVPLRELAADAVDRARELAPEADVDLIAPQPLTVPGDRVLLGQAIWNLAANAALHAPGATVTVTVREDGAGGAEVEVRDDGPGVAPQVLARLGEAFYRPDASRGAGGHGLGLALVRRAAELHGGELRLRSAPGAGLSATLHLPARAAAGPRRGRGG; the protein is encoded by the coding sequence GTGAGTGGCCCCGTGCGCCTGACCCTGCGTGCCCGGCTGGCCTTGTGGGCGGGGCTGGCGACGGCGCTGGCCGCCGTGCTGGTCGCGGGGGGCCTTTATCTGGCGGTGGACCGTTACCTGTGGGCCTCGCAGGTGCGGCAGGTCCAGAGCGCGGCGAGCACCGTGCAGGAGCGGGTGGAGAACGCGGTCGAGCGGGCGGCGCGGCCCTTCGGGTTCGGGGTGGCGCGGCTCGACGCCGGGGCGCTCGAACGCCTGGCCGACGCCGACGACCAGACGCGCGACCTGGAACTGCGCCTGACCGCCCCGCAGGGCAGCGTGAGCACCCCGGGGTTTCCGGCGGGGGTGCAGCCCGACCTGCCGCCAGACGTCTACACCCAGGCGGGGCGGGTGCTCGTGGTGCGGCCCCTGCGCGGCAGCGACGTGCGGCTCACGGTGGTCTCGCGCACGCCGGTGCTGGCCGAGGCGCGCGCGGCCTTCGGGCAGGCGCTGGCGTGGCTGCTGCCGCTGGCGCTCGCGCTGTCGCTGGGGCTGGGGTACGCGGTGGCGGGGCGGTTGCTGGTGCCGGTGCAGCGGCTGGAGGGGGCGGCGCGCGGGATCGGGGCGGGCGGGAACCTGCGCTCGCCGCTGCCGGGGGCGGGCGACGGAGACGAACTCGCCCGACTGGCCCTGACGCTTCAGGGCGCCTTTGGCCGCCTGGCCGACGCCCGCGACCGCGAGCAGGACTTCGTGCGGGCCGCCGCCCACGATCTGCGCTCGCCGCTGGCGGCCCTGCGGGCGCGGGTGGACGCGACCCTGGCCCGCGAGCGCGATCCGGAACGCTACCGCGCCGAGCTGCGCGAGCTGGGCACCGACCTGACCCGGCTCTCGACCCTGGCCGATCACCTGCTGCTGCTGGCCCGTGACCCGGCCGCGCTGGCCCGCGAGCCGGTGCCGCTGCGGGAGCTGGCGGCCGACGCGGTGGACCGTGCCCGCGAACTCGCCCCCGAAGCCGACGTGGACCTGATCGCCCCGCAGCCCCTGACCGTGCCCGGCGACCGGGTGCTGCTGGGGCAGGCGATCTGGAACCTCGCCGCCAACGCGGCGCTGCACGCGCCGGGCGCGACCGTGACGGTCACCGTGCGGGAGGACGGCGCGGGCGGCGCCGAGGTCGAGGTGCGCGACGACGGCCCCGGGGTGGCGCCGCAGGTCCTGGCGCGGCTGGGCGAGGCGTTTTACCGCCCGGACGCCAGCCGGGGCGCGGGGGGGCACGGCCTGGGCCTCGCGCTGGTGCGCCGCGCCGCCGAGCTGCACGGGGGCGAGCTGCGGCTCCGGAGCGCCCCGGGCGCGGGCCTCAGCGCCACGCTGCATCTGCCTGCGCGCGCCGCCGCCGGGCCGCGCCGGGGGAGAGGCGGCTGA
- a CDS encoding response regulator transcription factor produces the protein MRLLLVEDDPRIAGPTLSALREAGYAAAWRQTGPEGLEEALLGEYPLVVLDVMLPGLDGFGVARELRAAGSEAAILFLTARGELEDRVQGLDLGGDAYLVKPFAMPELLATLRALSRRERGQTAPRVGFAAGRGTLDTVARVVTWDGAEVAVTGREYALLEALALAPDRWFTREELLGRVWGPDFGGEARIVDVYVRYLRRKLAPEAVASERGRGYRVER, from the coding sequence ATGCGCCTGCTGCTCGTCGAGGACGACCCCCGGATCGCCGGGCCGACTCTGAGCGCCCTGCGCGAGGCGGGCTACGCGGCGGCCTGGCGCCAGACCGGCCCCGAGGGGCTGGAAGAAGCGCTGCTGGGCGAGTACCCGCTGGTCGTGCTGGACGTGATGCTGCCGGGGCTGGACGGCTTCGGGGTGGCGCGCGAGCTGCGGGCGGCGGGGTCGGAGGCGGCGATCCTCTTTCTGACGGCGCGCGGCGAGCTGGAAGACCGGGTGCAGGGGCTGGACCTGGGGGGCGACGCATACCTCGTCAAGCCCTTCGCCATGCCCGAACTGCTCGCCACCCTGCGGGCCTTGTCGCGGCGCGAGCGCGGGCAGACGGCGCCGCGCGTGGGTTTCGCAGCTGGGCGCGGCACCCTCGACACGGTGGCGCGGGTGGTGACCTGGGACGGGGCGGAGGTCGCCGTGACGGGCCGCGAATACGCCCTGCTCGAAGCGCTGGCGCTGGCGCCGGACCGCTGGTTTACCCGCGAGGAACTGCTGGGCCGGGTGTGGGGGCCGGATTTCGGCGGCGAGGCGCGCATCGTGGACGTGTACGTGCGCTACCTGCGGCGCAAGCTGGCGCCCGAGGCGGTGGCGAGCGAGCGCGGGCGGGGGTACCGGGTGGAGCGGTGA
- a CDS encoding DUF1232 domain-containing protein, producing the protein MFRAFSRVLAVHADLPQGEQVTCLGDLRGAGRTVWRTVALMPGRSIAEAGGNPRPRRPVPGSVMTRVRLFWRDALALLFAVGDRRTPVRARLAALAALAYALSPFDLLPDLTPLLGLGDDLVVVPTILALAARGLPAPVLERARARSAGVQRRLPWLLPVLGGLLLLGAGLLGWALWRAATS; encoded by the coding sequence GTGTTCCGTGCCTTCTCGCGTGTCCTCGCGGTACACGCCGACTTGCCGCAGGGCGAGCAAGTCACCTGCCTGGGTGACCTCCGGGGCGCCGGGCGGACCGTCTGGCGGACGGTGGCCCTGATGCCGGGCCGCAGCATAGCAGAGGCGGGCGGGAACCCCCGCCCCCGCCGCCCCGTACCCGGCAGCGTGATGACCCGTGTGCGGCTGTTCTGGCGTGACGCCCTGGCGCTGCTGTTCGCGGTGGGCGACCGGCGCACGCCCGTGCGGGCACGGCTGGCGGCCCTGGCCGCCCTCGCCTACGCGCTGAGTCCATTCGATCTGCTGCCGGACCTGACGCCGCTGCTGGGGCTGGGCGACGACCTCGTGGTGGTGCCCACGATTCTGGCGCTGGCGGCGCGCGGGCTGCCCGCCCCGGTGCTGGAGCGGGCGCGGGCACGCAGCGCCGGGGTCCAGCGGCGCCTGCCCTGGCTGCTGCCCGTGCTGGGCGGCCTGTTGCTGCTGGGCGCGGGCCTGCTGGGGTGGGCGCTGTGGCGCGCGGCGACCAGTTAA
- the rplU gene encoding 50S ribosomal protein L21, which translates to MFAIIQSGGKQYRVQEGDVVRVENLQGEAGDTLNLTPIFVGGEQTVFGADAGKFTVSAEVVEHGLGPKIYIRKYKSGVQYRRRTGHRQGFTAIRITGIQG; encoded by the coding sequence ATGTTTGCGATCATTCAAAGCGGCGGCAAGCAGTACCGCGTGCAGGAAGGCGACGTTGTGCGCGTCGAGAACCTTCAGGGCGAGGCGGGCGACACGCTGAACCTGACCCCCATCTTCGTCGGCGGCGAGCAGACGGTCTTCGGCGCGGACGCCGGGAAGTTCACGGTGAGCGCCGAGGTCGTCGAGCACGGCCTGGGGCCGAAGATCTACATCCGCAAGTACAAGAGCGGCGTGCAGTACCGCCGCCGCACCGGCCACCGCCAGGGCTTCACGGCGATTCGCATCACGGGCATCCAGGGTTAA